A genomic region of Manihot esculenta cultivar AM560-2 chromosome 15, M.esculenta_v8, whole genome shotgun sequence contains the following coding sequences:
- the LOC110602389 gene encoding MLP-like protein 31 — protein sequence MALLKKLEASFEVNVPANQFHNVYSCRPHHVSIMSPERIQGVELHEGEWGKEGSVICWNYTHDGSLKIAKEIIEVIDDVNLSTTFKVIGGDLLKDYKSFKFIVQATQKGDGSLVHWTLEYEKVHENTPAPNTLMDFVVHCSKDISAHLKQAQAN from the exons ATGGCCCTCTTGAAGAAATtggaagcaagttttgaggtgAATGTTCCTGCAAACCAGTTTCATAATGTCTACAGTTGCAGACCACACCATGTATCCATTATGAGCCCTGAAAGAATTCAAGGTGTTGAACTCCATGAAGGCGAATGGGGGAAAGAAGGCTCTGTTATCTGCTGGAATTATACTCATG ATGGATCTCTCAAGATAGCCAAGGAGATAATTGAAGTCATAGATGATGTGAACTTATCAACCACCTTCAAAGTGATAGGAGGAGATCTTCTGAAGGATTACAAGAGCTTCAAATTCATAGTTCAAGCTACACAGAAGGGGGATGGAAGCTTGGTGCACTGGACCTTGGAATATGAGAAGGTACATGAGAACACTCCAGCTCCCAATACACTGATGGACTTTGTTGTTCATTGCAGCAAGGATATTTCTGCTCACCTTAAGCAAGCCCAGGCTAACTGA
- the LOC110602686 gene encoding MLP-like protein 43 produces MTLFGKLEADVEVAAPADQFHDVFSCRPHHVSIMTPEKIHGVDLHDGDWGKEGTVICWKYFHDGSPKIAKEIIEAIDDVNLSTTFKVVEGDLLNDYKNFKLIVQATPKENGSLVHWTLEYEKIHENTQDPHSLLEFVVHCSKDISAHLIQVQGN; encoded by the exons atgacccTCTTTGGGAAATTGGAGGCTGATGTAGAGGTGGCTGCTCCTGCAGACcagtttcatgatgttttcagCTGCAGACCGCACCATGTATCCATTATGACCCCTGAAAAAATTCATGGTGTTGATCTCCATGATGGTGATTGGGGCAAAGAAGGCACTGTTATCTGCTGGAAATATTTTCATG ATGGGTCTCCCAAGATAGCCAAGGAGATAATTGAAGCAATAGATGATGTGAACTTATCAACCACCTTCAAAGTGGTAGAAGGAGATCTTCTGAATGATTACAAGAACTTCAAACTCATCGTTCAAGCTACACCAAAGGAGAACGGAAGCTTGGTGCACTGGACCTTGGAATATGAAAAGATTCATGAGAATACTCAAGATCCCCATTCATTGCTGGAGTTTGTTGTTCATTGCAGCAAGGATATTTCTGCTCACCTTATCCAAGTCCAGGGGAACTGA
- the LOC110602484 gene encoding MLP-like protein 28, giving the protein MAKIEKMEVKTQIKSSSDKFFEILRSKTYLLPKICPEIINDIQTIQGDWGTIGSVRQWTYVAGNCEKIKERIEAIDEKTRSITFNFLEGDVLNYYKSYKASLEVTTMDEVSLAKWTLEYEKKDDHIPPPHKYLELLANFNKAVDSYLLKTKA; this is encoded by the exons ATGGCTAAAATCGAAAAGATGGAAGTCAAAACACAGATCAAATCCTCTAGTGACAAgttttttgagattttgaggAGCAAAACATATCTCTTACCAAAGATCTGCCCTGAAATTATAAACGACATACAAACTATTCAAGGTGATTGGGGGACCATTGGCTCCGTCAGGCAGTGGACTTACGTTGCTG GGAACTGTGAGAAAATCAAGGAGAGGATTGAGGCCATAGATGAGAAAACTAGGAGCATCACCTTCAATTTTCTTGAAGGAGATGTACTAAATTACTATAAGAGTTACAAGGCAAGCCTTGAGGTCACAACAATGGATGAAGTTAGCTTGGCAAAATGGACTTTGGAGTATGAGAAAAAAGACGACCACATCCCACCTCCTCACAAGTACTTGGAACTTTTGGCTAACTTCAACAAAGCTGTTGACTCTTATCTTCTTAAAACCAAGGCGTAG
- the LOC110602740 gene encoding MLP-like protein 31, with protein MTLSGKLEADIEVNVPADYFHDVYSCRPHHVSTTSTEMIQGVDLHDGEWGKVGTVICWNYTLDGSPKIAKEIIEIIDDVNLSTTCKVIGGDLLNDYNSFKFIVQATPKGNGSLVHWTLEYEKIHDNTPDPNTLMDLLVNCSKDIASHYAQSHEN; from the exons ATGACCCTTTCCGGGAAATTGGAAGCTGATATAGAGGTGAATGTTCCTGCAGACTATTTTCATGATGTCTATAGTTGCAGACCACACCATGTATCTACTACCAGCACTGAAATGATTCAAGGTGTTGATCTCCATGACGGTGAATGGGGAAAAGTGGGCACTGTTATCTGCTGGAATTATACTCTTG ATGGATCTCCCAAGATAGCCAAGGAGATAATTGAAATTATAGATGATGTGAACTTATCAACCACCTGTAAAGTGATAGGAGGAGATCTTCTCAACGATTACAACAGCTTTAAATTCATTGTTCAAGCTACACCAAAGGGGAACGGAAGCTTGGTGCACTGGACTTTGGAATATGAGAAGATCCATGATAATACTCCAGATCCCAATACATTGATGGACCTTCTTGTTAATTGCAGCAAGGATATTGCTTCTCACTATGCGCAATCCCATGAGAACTGA
- the LOC110602388 gene encoding protein C2-DOMAIN ABA-RELATED 7: MENVLGLLIIGVRRGINLAVRDIGSSDPYVIITSGRQKLKTRVVKRNCNPQWNEDLTLTITDIHAPIKLEVYDKDTFTGDDKMGDAEIDIRPYIASLKMGFQKLPNGCALKRVPPTMSNCLADESSIVWNNGEITQDMLIRLRNVESGEVELRLKWVHIPGCKGLENEDSGSPQYIKGETFTIGKKHS, from the exons ATGGAGAACGTTCTTGGTCTTCTCATAATTGGGGTGCGAAGAGGCATAAATCTTGCAGTTCGTGATATTGGAAGCAGCGATCCTTATGTCATCATCACCTCGGGACGCCAG AAACTGAAGACTAGAGTGGTGAAAAGAAACTGTAATCCTCAATGGAATGAAGATTTAACTCTTACCATCACAGATATCCATGCTCCAATAAAATTA GAAGTTTATGATAAGGACACATTCACGGGGGATGACAAGATGGGCGACGCAGAAATTGACATCAGACCGTATATAGCGAGTCTCAAGATGGGGTTCCAAAAGCTCCCAAATGGCTGTGCACTCAAGCGAGTTCCGCCAACCATGAGCAACTGCCTTGCTGACGAGAGCAGCATTGTTTGGAACAATGGTGAAATCACCCAAGACATGCTTATTAGATTGAGGAATGTAGAGAGTGGTGAAGTGGAACTTCGTCTTAAGTGGGTTCATATTCCAGGTTGCAAGGGATTGGAAAATGAAG aTTCAGGAAGCCCGCAATACATTAAAGGAGAGACTTTCACGATAGGTAAAAAGCACTCATGA
- the LOC110602633 gene encoding MLP-like protein 328, whose protein sequence is MADDLKGKLDTEVELKSSAHEFFNFWRGQVHQTPNHTPANVQEIKLHEGDWESSGSIKIWHYTLDGKPGVFKERIEIDEENKIVKLIGLEGDVFKFYKVYNGIWHITPKPEGCSAKLTIEYEKLDETSPDPHIYLDFITRMTKDIDAGLVQA, encoded by the exons aTGGCTGATGATCTAAAAGGTAAGTTGGACACAGAGGTAGAACTCAAGTCCAGTGCTCATGAATTCTTCAATTTCTGGAGGGGTCAAGTTCACCAGACTCCCAATCATACTCCTGCAAATGTACAAGAAATTAAGCTGCATGAAGGTGACTGGGAATCTTCAGGCTCCATCAAGATTTGGCACTACACTTTAG ATGGGAAACCTGGGGTGTTCAAAGAGAGAATCGAAATCGATGAAGAGAATAAAATAGTAAAGCTTATTGGTTTGGAAGGTGATGTGTTCAAGTTTTACAAGGTGTATAATGGAATCTGGCACATTACGCCCAAACCTGAAGGTTGCTCAGCGAAATTGACTATTGAATATGAGAAATTAGACGAGACTTCCCCAGATCCTCATATTTACTTGGATTTCATTACTAGAATGACCAAGGATATCGATGCAGGCCTTGTGCAGGCTTAA